A stretch of Pseudomonadota bacterium DNA encodes these proteins:
- a CDS encoding sulfotransferase domain-containing protein: MKLYKRLVRAAHKTSTRVTLVHSKFRRVTRRSGHSIFIAAMPKSASTYLVRLIEEATGFIPHSYTYNPHQEQDLYLPRLTDGYGMNTVSHQHTRPSPKNLDLMEKFNIKPVILTRNLPDVIISHKDLLLKDSLNQPSIHAPEEFKSWHEDKQLDFIVDFAGSWCTQFLGQWHEHRKDALWLTYEDVTASPEKALAQVLDYYNISYKDEDIQKAVKIVVNSDKEGHGKKLSKAQLDRLNQFASHYPDAPLDLKTSS; this comes from the coding sequence ATGAAATTATATAAAAGACTCGTGCGCGCCGCACATAAAACCAGTACAAGAGTGACTCTTGTTCATAGTAAATTCCGTAGAGTGACACGCCGCTCTGGGCATTCTATTTTTATTGCAGCGATGCCGAAGTCAGCTTCAACCTATTTAGTACGCTTGATTGAAGAAGCAACAGGCTTTATTCCGCACTCTTACACATACAATCCGCATCAAGAGCAAGACCTCTACCTACCAAGGCTGACAGACGGCTACGGCATGAATACAGTGTCTCACCAACATACAAGACCTTCTCCTAAAAACTTAGATCTGATGGAAAAATTCAATATTAAGCCTGTGATCCTGACACGCAATCTTCCTGATGTGATCATCTCTCACAAGGACCTCCTTCTGAAAGATTCTCTCAACCAGCCTTCTATTCATGCTCCTGAAGAGTTTAAGAGCTGGCACGAAGACAAACAGCTCGATTTTATCGTTGACTTTGCAGGCAGCTGGTGCACGCAGTTTTTAGGGCAATGGCATGAGCATAGAAAAGATGCACTCTGGCTTACCTATGAAGATGTAACCGCATCCCCAGAAAAAGCCCTTGCCCAAGTCCTTGATTACTACAACATCTCATATAAAGATGAAGATATTCAAAAAGCGGTTAAAATCGTTGTAAATTCAGATAAGGAAGGGCATGGCAAAAAGCTCTCAAAAGCACAACTTGACCGCCTCAATCAATTTGCTTCTCACTATCCAGACGCACCCTTAGACCTAAAAACATCGTCTTAA
- a CDS encoding 50S ribosomal protein L35, which produces MGYKLKTKKSAVRRFWKSTARGKIRRGIKGHGHFLSKKGQDAHKLQGTAIVDDNNFAVVDKLLPYRNAKRKRTKALKRAMRREAAANATAK; this is translated from the coding sequence ATGGGTTACAAACTCAAGACTAAAAAATCTGCCGTTCGTCGTTTTTGGAAATCAACAGCGCGCGGTAAAATCCGTCGTGGTATTAAAGGCCACGGTCACTTCCTAAGTAAAAAAGGTCAGGATGCTCACAAGCTTCAAGGTACTGCTATCGTTGACGATAACAACTTTGCAGTAGTTGATAAGCTACTTCCATACCGTAACGCAAAACGTAAGCGTACTAAGGCTCTTAAGCGTGCAATGCGCCGCGAAGCTGCAGCAAACGCTACGGCCAAATAA
- the rplT gene encoding 50S ribosomal protein L20 → MTRVKTGIVRRQRHKKILKMAKGYRGRSKSCFRVAIERVEKGLQYAYRDRRAKKRDFRRLWIVRINAAARLNGMSYSRFMNGLKKANIEMDRKVLAWVAMNDEKAFTTLVEKAKSAL, encoded by the coding sequence ATGACACGTGTTAAGACTGGTATTGTAAGACGCCAACGTCACAAGAAAATTTTGAAAATGGCTAAAGGCTACCGCGGACGTTCAAAGAGCTGTTTCCGCGTTGCTATTGAGCGCGTTGAGAAAGGTTTGCAGTACGCATACCGTGACCGCCGCGCCAAGAAGCGTGACTTCCGTCGCCTATGGATCGTTCGTATTAACGCTGCTGCTCGCCTAAACGGCATGAGCTACAGCCGCTTCATGAACGGCCTTAAGAAAGCAAACATTGAAATGGACCGTAAGGTTCTTGCATGGGTTGCTATGAACGACGAGAAAGCCTTTACAACTCTTGTTGAAAAAGCTAAGTCGGCGCTATAA